Below is a window of Herminiimonas arsenicoxydans DNA.
AAACAGCCGAGCAGCGCATCGCGCTGCGCATCTTCCTCGATATTCCTGATTTTCCGGTTCGCCTTGAACAAGGCATTGTGCAATCTCTGCACGCGATCGGCCAGCAGCGCAAAACCCGGCAGCGTCACGGCCAGCACCAGCAATTGCATGCTTTCCAGCGCGAAGATGGCATTGCTGCCATGCCGTACGTAATGCGCCGCCACCACGCTCGCATAACCGACCAAAGTGATGACTGCCAGCAGCAATATCGTACGCGGCAGGAAACGAGGCATGACAAAGGCCATGATCAGAAACAGAAACGGCACGAACACCATTTGCGTCACCGGCTCCAGATACGCCACAAACAGCATGATGCCGATGGAACACAAGGTGATCGGCATGCGCAGATTTTTTTCTTTTACCTTCAGATTCCAGCCGAGCGCAAAGCAGAGGCGAAACAGCAGAAAGGATGTGCAGGCCAGCACAATGGCAACTTGCAGCGTTTGCAATGCAATCAGATGCCGCAGATAAAAGACGCCCAGCGTCAGCATGTACAGCAAGGCCAGTACGCCTGCCAGCATCAAGCGCCGGATACGCGCGGGCTGACGCTCATCACGATCGGAAGCGAAATGGTGGCGCGCCCGCACCACGTGGATTTTTACCGAATGGGCGCCGGTGTGCGCATGGCGCTGCCGATGCACGTTGGGATGGCGTGCATCCTCCTGCAAAGGCAGGGAGCCCGTGCCGGGAACCGCGTTGTGATCGCCAGTCTGTCGCATCTACATCCGCCAAAAAATTTACCCGTGCCCCGCTGCAACAAGCAAGTTCCATTAATATATTTCTTAATGGCAACCATATCGCATCTTGCAGCACATCCCGCTATTTTTAGTTGTTTTTCGGCATAAATCGCCATCAACATGCACAACCGCACGGCACATTCATTCGGCAGGCTGCGGCTTTGCGCGCATATACCATGCAGCGACCACCGCAA
It encodes the following:
- a CDS encoding Conserved hypothetical protein; putative GGDEF domain (Evidence 4 : Homologs of previously reported genes of unknown function), yielding MRQTGDHNAVPGTGSLPLQEDARHPNVHRQRHAHTGAHSVKIHVVRARHHFASDRDERQPARIRRLMLAGVLALLYMLTLGVFYLRHLIALQTLQVAIVLACTSFLLFRLCFALGWNLKVKEKNLRMPITLCSIGIMLFVAYLEPVTQMVFVPFLFLIMAFVMPRFLPRTILLLAVITLVGYASVVAAHYVRHGSNAIFALESMQLLVLAVTLPGFALLADRVQRLHNALFKANRKIRNIEEDAQRDALLGCFNRRYIVAALEQQKRLADDAGTPLCLAVIDLDHFKRINDEAGHLGGDEVLRTFARIAQDNVRAGDIFGRYGGEEFLLVLPDTSLLAALNVAERIREQVERFAWDKKLRNRVTVSIGLTQQIPGESVLDLFSRTDTAMYMAKQGGRNQVVVEEPPADAAIA